The Actinomycetes bacterium nucleotide sequence CGCTGCCGAACGACAGCCGCGCCCCGGAGCGAAGGATCGACCCGGTCGCGTAGTGCAGCACGGCACGCGCGCCGAGACGAGGCAGGACGAGGGTGCGCAGCCCAGGCTCGAGGCAGTGCCAGAGCGGCTCGAAGTTCGCCACCACCCCCAGGTCGGCGAAGCGGCGCAGGTCGGCGTGGTCGATGAGCTGGGTGTGCGCGATGACCGGCCGCCGCACACGGGGCGGGTTCACCCGGGCCGCATGGGCGAAGGCGTCGAGCGCGACGCGCACGCCCGCGTCCCCGATCGCGTGGATGTGCGCCTGGAAGCCCTGCGCGTCGAAGGCCGCCACCGCCTCCCCCAGCTCGGCCGGGTCCCACACCGGCAGCCCGCAGCTGTGCGCCGGCTCCAGGTAGGGCTGGAGCACGGCCGCCGTCCCCGCCTCGATGATGCCGTCCGCGAAGAACTTCACCGTCCTCGCGGACACGACGCCGTCGCTGGCCTCGTCCCGAGCGGCGACGAAACGCGGAAGGTCGTCCCGCCACCTACCGGGATCGGCCCGCAGCGCGACGTTGGCGCGGATCGGCAACTCGCCGCTGACGGCGAGGTAGGTCCGCAGGTCCTCGACCGACGCGGCCGCCTCCTGCAGCCAGGTCACCCCCGAGGCGGCCAGCAGCCGAGCCGCGGCGAGCAGCCCTGCCCGGCGCTGCGCCTCGGTGGGGGGCGGCACCAGTCGCCGGACGAGGTCGACCGCGCTCCACTCCACGAGCGTCCCGATCGGCGTCCCGTCCGCGCGGCGCGCGATCGTCCCGGACGGCGGATCCGGTGTTCGCTCGTCGATGCCCGCCAGCCGCAGCGCGGCCGAGTTCACCCACGCGCAGTGGTGGTCGCTCGCCTCGAGGAGGACGGGACGGTCCGCGACGGCCGTGTCCAGCCAGGTGGCGTCGAAGATCCCGTCGGCGGTGAGGGACGGGCTGTAGGAGCCGCCGAGGATCCAGGTGTCGTGAGGTCGCTCTGCGGCGTACCGGCGGACCACGTCGAGGACCTCAGCGACCGACGCGCAGGCACGCACCGGCGCCCAGTCGAGCTCGACCCCGCCCCAGAGCGGATGGATGTGCCCGTCGCCGAAGGAGGGCAGCAGCACGCCGTCGCCCAGGTCGACGACCTCCGTAGCCGGGCCCCACAGGGCGATCGCGTCGTCGTCGAGTCCGCTGATCCCTCCGCCTGTCACCGCCACGGCCCTCGCCAGCGGGCGCTCGTCGACCATCGTCCGAACGGTCCCGGCCACGAGCAGGAGATCGGCGCTCACGGGGGCGACGCTACCGACGCCTCGCGTGTACGGGTGGCGGGCAGGGGAAGGTGGGCGGGTGCGAGCCGAACTGCGGGTCCTCCACTCGGAGCCCGACCCAGCCAGCCCGCCCGGCGATCCCGCGGCCTTGGACCATCCCGCTCGGCATGTTCGCTGCGCCATGATGCGTCGGTGGGACCGGGAACGATGAATGCGCGAAGCCCACGGGCGTGCGGTGCTCGGGTGCCTCGCCGACCCCGCAGCACGTGCGGGAAGCGACGGGTCGTGCGGGTAGCGGTATCGGCATGCGTGGCGCTGCTCGTGTGCGCGTGCAATGACGTCACCTCACCGAAGTCCGCTTCGCCGAGTGCGACAGCCGCCACCCCGACGCCGATCAGTGCTGCCGGCGCCCAGAAGATCCCGCTCGCCCAACGGATCCGGACGGTGACACAGGCGGGCAGGGTCGGGATACCCATCGTCGCCTTTGGGTCGGTCTGGGCGAAGACCGGTCCGGGCGATGTGGTCAGGATCGACGAAACGACAGGCAAGCTCGAGCAGACGTATCCGACCGACCGACCGGCGCCCGTCCCCGGATGTGAGGGAATGGGGGCAACCGAGAACGCGCTATGGGTGTGCCGACGGCCGGGGACCTACATCCGTCTGACGCCACAGGGTCGCATCTCGCACCAGGTCTCCTTCGACGGTTACCACGATCAGTTGCGCATTCCCGCCATGGCCGGTCGGTTGTGGTTGCTCGGAGAGGACCGTACGGCGCTCCACACGCTCGATGCCGCCACCGGCAAGGAGGTGGGAGCTCCGATCGAGATGCCGGTGCCCGGGTGCGACAACGTCGCCGTCGGCCTGGACGCGGTCTGGGTCGCCTGCCACCTTCTCGGTCTCGTCAAGGTCGACCCAGTCTCGCGCTCGATCAGTGGAACCGTGTCGTGGCCCGGCGGGTCGTACGTGGCCGTCGACACGCACCTGCTGATCGGCGGCTACCGGGGCGTCGCTGAGGTCGACCCGCACAGTCTCACCGTGCGCTCCGCCTTCGACCTGAGGCCTGACTACAAGGGTGACCTGACGACGTCCGGTAATCAGGCCTGGGTCGCAACGTCAGGCGCGACACCGTTGACGCAACTCGACCTGAACGGACAAACGGTCGCCGCGGTGCTGACCACGCCCGACCCCTTCGACTTCGTGGGCGTCACGTTGGCGCACGGCACGCTGTGGGTGTCGGACTCCAACGACAGGGCGAATCGACACCGGATGCTCTCCGTCAGTACGACTGCGACCTCAACGAGCCCCTGATCCGCCCCCTCAGGCGGCCCACTCCCCATGACCGCACGCCGATCAGGGCTTGTGACACACCGCGCAGTATGGCAGTCGGCGACCGCGCCCGACGCGTTCGTCACGCGAGTCCTCGGCCGGCTGACACGACATGGCAGCGCCCGGCCCCGCACACGCGGGACCGGGCGCCAGCCTCGTCAGGTCAGCTCTCGATGTTGGCCATCACGTGCTTGATGCGCGTGTAGTCCTCCAGGCCGTACATCGACAGGTCCTTGCCGTAGCCGCTGTGCTTGAACCCGCCGTGGGGCATCTCGGCGACGAGCGGGATGTGGGTGTTGATCCACACGCAGCCGAAGTCCAGCCGCTTGGCCATCCGCATCGCACGCCCGAAGTCCTTCGTCCACACCGAGGAGGCCAAGCCGTACTGCACCCCGTTGGCCCACCGCAGCGCCTCGGCCTCGTCGCTGAAGCGCTGAACGGTGATGACGGGACCGAAGATCTCCTCCTGGATGAACCGGTCGTCCTGCCGGAGGTCGGACACGACGGTGGGCTCGAAGAAGTACCCGCGGTCGCCCTGCTGGTGCCCGCCGGTGGTGACCTGAGCGTGTGACGGCACGTCCTCGAAGAACGAGGTGAGCCGGGCCAGCTGGTTGGCATTGTTGACCGGCGGGACGAG carries:
- a CDS encoding amidohydrolase — encoded protein: MSADLLLVAGTVRTMVDERPLARAVAVTGGGISGLDDDAIALWGPATEVVDLGDGVLLPSFGDGHIHPLWGGVELDWAPVRACASVAEVLDVVRRYAAERPHDTWILGGSYSPSLTADGIFDATWLDTAVADRPVLLEASDHHCAWVNSAALRLAGIDERTPDPPSGTIARRADGTPIGTLVEWSAVDLVRRLVPPPTEAQRRAGLLAAARLLAASGVTWLQEAAASVEDLRTYLAVSGELPIRANVALRADPGRWRDDLPRFVAARDEASDGVVSARTVKFFADGIIEAGTAAVLQPYLEPAHSCGLPVWDPAELGEAVAAFDAQGFQAHIHAIGDAGVRVALDAFAHAARVNPPRVRRPVIAHTQLIDHADLRRFADLGVVANFEPLWHCLEPGLRTLVLPRLGARAVLHYATGSILRSGARLSFGSDWPVSSYRPLDGLAVAVTRSYAGGPAWLPEECVTPRDAWRAYTSGVAHQAFEEDRWGRIAVGCRADLVALATDPFGVDPREWPHLPVTGTWLAGRQTYG